AAGCTCGAGCGGAATCCAGCCTTCGAAAAAGGCATCTATTCGCGGGATTCCGAAACGGGGGAGATAACCTCCTTCGGCGCCGTCATCAAGTTCTTCAACAAGGGGGACCGCAATCCCATCGCCTGTGAGATACTCCAGATCATCGAAAGCTATCCGGAGCTCGGCATCACCCCCCAGGGCATGGAAATGGTCTACATCTGGATCAACCGGTATCTTCACCACGACCTGTTCACCTTTATTCCGATCGTTCTCCTGGTGGTCATTCTGGTCTTCTTTTTCAATTTCAGGACCACCCGGGGTGTCCTGCTTCCCTTCATATCGCTGGCCATGGGTCTTTTCTGGATCCTCGGCCTGATGGGATACCTGGGGTGCAAGATCACCGCCATCGGCGTCGCCATCCCCGTTCTGATGATCGCCGTGGGCAGCTCCTACTCGATACACATCATGAACCAGTACTATGCCGATTTCCGCATGATCTCCCAAAAAGGAAAGATCGAGGGACTGCGACTCTCCATGACCCATATTTCCCTGACGGTGCTCCTGGCCGGGCTGACCACTTTTATTGCCTTCATGACCCTCGTGACGAGCAGCCTCATCGGCATCAGGGATTGGGGGTTCTTCTGCGCCCTGGGGGTCCTGTTCGCCGTCATGATCTCAAGCTCCCTGATCCCCGCCGGCCTCGCACTGCTGCCGCACAGCACGGAAGTGGCCCTCACCCGGGGAGGGCCGAAAGCCGGTTTCGTCGACCGGATCATCAGGCTCATGACGAGGGGAGCGACCGTTCATTACCGGAAAGTCATGGTCGCGGTGGCGATCGTTCTCTGTATCTCCTTCGTCGGCATATACCGGCTGGAGATCGAAACAACCTTTTTGAGCTACTTCAAGGAACATGATCCTATCCGCCGGAGCGCAAAGCTCATCGGTGACCGCTTCGGCGGCGAACAGTGCCTGAACATCCTTATCGATTCGGGAAAGGCCGACGGCACCAAGGACCCCGGATTTCTCATGATGGTCGAAGATTTCCGCGGGTGGCTCGAATCGGAGGACAACCCGGACCTCAACGTCGGCAGGACCGATGCATTCCCCGACTATATCAAGACCATGCACATGGCCATGAACAACGACCGCAGATCCTATTTCAGCATCCCCGTCCATTCATCGGACATCATGGACTATCTCGAGATATACAGCGGAGAGGATGTGAACTCGGACGGGAGGGTTGACGACTTCGAATCTTACGTGGATCGTGATTTCAGGACCACTAACGTGCTGGCCAGGATCTGCCAGAAACAGGGGCATCCCATCGGGACGGCGGAGATTAACCATATCGCATCGCGAATAGCGGAGCACCTGCGGGGAACGCTGCCGCCCGGCATGTACCACCGGATAACGGGGCACCCCATGATCAACGTCAAACTCGCCTACTATATCGTCATGGGACAGGTGTTGAGCCTGTTCCTTTCCCTGTTCGTCATCGGCGTCATCGTGACGTTGCTCTTCAACCACATCAAGGCGGGGCTGCTGGCACTGATACCCATGAGCGTGGCCGTCATTTTCAATTTCGGCATCATGGGCCTTCTGGGGATCAAACTCGACCTGGCCACATCCATCATTGCCGCCGTCACGATCGGCATCGGCGTCGATGATACGATCCATTTTCTCAACACCTTCAGGCACAACCGCGAAAAAGGATGCAGCGTGGACGAAACGATCGCGAAAACGCTGGCCGTCTCGGGAAAGGCCATAATCTTCACCTCTCTGGCATTGATACTCGGTTTTTCGGTGCTCGTCACATCAAAGTTCATTCCCGTCATACTCTTCGGCATTCTCATGGCGACGACCATGATCGCCACCACCGCAGGCGCCCTGCTCATCCTGCCCGCCGCCATCAAATTGACGGGCGTCCGGATCGTCATGCACGAAGAATCGGAATCCTGGCTGGCGCGGTCTCTGAACCTGGGACGACTCTTCGGACTGGAGCAGGAAAAGTGACCCGTCTCCGGAATTGAATCGGGGAAAACGAAGGTGACCGGTTTTTTCTCGCCGGCGGATGTGATATGATACGCGAAAAATAAAAAAGTGGAGGTAAGGACAGCCGTGAAAATGAGGATTTTTCTGGCCCTGTTGGCGGTCATGTTTTTCCATCAGACACTGTACGCGGTGACGGGACGGGAGATCATGGAAAAGAGCGACGCCCTTCCGGAACCGCAGACGGCGGAAAGCACCGTTCTCATGAACATTTACAAGGGCGGCAGAGTCATGGATAAGG
The sequence above is drawn from the Deltaproteobacteria bacterium genome and encodes:
- a CDS encoding MMPL family transporter codes for the protein MNKYIRFVLRWPKTVIAVLLLISIILTPGIKRLEFDNSVEAFLPKDDQEYLFFNQIRNIYGDNGRFLIMAITPENLWYPETFRELDRFFTDLEEYQTFDEAREQERLRRFEALMDRPGDISRRDLMNAFADDPGFQRLLERKSATIFGRKGHFNGSDLRGLRKKIIRSCELKRSGMIDDIISPLTAQDITGRDDTLEAYYLVEKDDRGKRILPGNDRELGEFRSKLERNPAFEKGIYSRDSETGEITSFGAVIKFFNKGDRNPIACEILQIIESYPELGITPQGMEMVYIWINRYLHHDLFTFIPIVLLVVILVFFFNFRTTRGVLLPFISLAMGLFWILGLMGYLGCKITAIGVAIPVLMIAVGSSYSIHIMNQYYADFRMISQKGKIEGLRLSMTHISLTVLLAGLTTFIAFMTLVTSSLIGIRDWGFFCALGVLFAVMISSSLIPAGLALLPHSTEVALTRGGPKAGFVDRIIRLMTRGATVHYRKVMVAVAIVLCISFVGIYRLEIETTFLSYFKEHDPIRRSAKLIGDRFGGEQCLNILIDSGKADGTKDPGFLMMVEDFRGWLESEDNPDLNVGRTDAFPDYIKTMHMAMNNDRRSYFSIPVHSSDIMDYLEIYSGEDVNSDGRVDDFESYVDRDFRTTNVLARICQKQGHPIGTAEINHIASRIAEHLRGTLPPGMYHRITGHPMINVKLAYYIVMGQVLSLFLSLFVIGVIVTLLFNHIKAGLLALIPMSVAVIFNFGIMGLLGIKLDLATSIIAAVTIGIGVDDTIHFLNTFRHNREKGCSVDETIAKTLAVSGKAIIFTSLALILGFSVLVTSKFIPVILFGILMATTMIATTAGALLILPAAIKLTGVRIVMHEESESWLARSLNLGRLFGLEQEK